From the genome of Ardenticatenales bacterium:
CGTTTCCGGCGGCAGGTAATGCGCCAGATGGATTTGCCCCCGCCCCAGGCCCTTGCCCAGAGCAAACGCATCCACCCAGCCCACCGTGTAGTCAGAGCGTGAGACCGTTTCCTCAATCTGGCGCAGCATCTCCCCCAGATTGCGGCTTACCAGCGCCTCCACGCGCAGCAGCCCGGAGTAAATGCGCTTCATCCGCATCGTGATCGCCGTGAAGCAGCCCAACATGCCGAAGCCGCCAATGGCCGCGTAAAACACGTCCGCGTTTTCCTCGCGGTTGCACAAGACGATCTCCCCGGACGGCAGCATCATCTCGAACGAGAGGATGTGGTCGCCAATCGGCCCCACCTGCCAGTCGTTTTTGCCATGCACGTTCATGGCCGCGCAGCCGCCCACGGACGTTTTGCTCGTGCCCGTGACCACGGGCGGCCACCAGCCGTCTTCGATGATGTATTCCCACAGTTGCTCCAGCGTGACGCCCGGCTCCACGGTGATCACGCCCGTGCGCGGATCCCAGGCCAGGATACGGTTCATGCGCCGCAAGTCCACGAGAATGTTTTCGCCGTTGAGGGCGGCGTCGCCGTAGCTGTTGCCCGCGCCCCGGAAGCCCACGGTGCGCCCGCTCTGGCGGGCCACGTCGAAGACTTGCTCCAGGTTTTCCACGGTCGATGGGCGATAGACGTAGCAGATGTCACTGCTGGCCCCACCCCAGGCGGCGACTTTCTCCAGCCGTTGTGCCGGCAGCGGTGGGTGAAGTTGTTTTGTGCGAAGAGGGTGATGATTGCTCATGCGTTGTGATGGATCAGAAATTTAGGCGGCGGAAGATGAACGAAGGCAGATGGCGGATAATCAGGCTCACAAGCTGCCAGCGGGCGGGCACGTAGGCCGTCTGTCGCTTCTGCTGAATGGCGGCGGCGATCTGGTCCGCGGCGTCCGTGGCGGAAATCGGCCACATGGCGCGCTCCACGTGCGCCAACATTTGTGTGTTCACCATGCCCGGCTTGATCGTGGTCACGGTGACACCGTGCTGGCTGAGGCGGTTACGCAGCGATTCCAGGTAGGTGTGCAGTCCGGCTTTGCTGGCGTGGTAGGCGGGGTTGCCGCGTCGCCCGCGGTCGCCGGCGATGGAGCCAATGCCCACAATATGGCCGCGTCCGGCGCGCTGGAAGCGAATGGCGGCCTGATCCAGCCAGGCCATGGCTCCCAACAAGTTCACTTCGACCATCAATTTGTCTTTGTGGAAGTCGTATTCGTTGGCGGCAACGGGGGGCATGACGCCGGCGACGTAAATGACGAGGTCGAGTCCGTTGAGGCGGCGGGTGACTTCCTGGAATAATGCCGGCACGCGCTCATAATCCGTCACGTCATGCACCACCGATAGCGCGCAGCCGGGGCGCTGCTCGTTGATGGCCGCGCAAACAGCCTCTAGCTCCGCCTGGCGACGCGCCACGCCCGCCACGACGTACCCCTGCGCCGCCAACGTCTGCATCAAGGCCGCGCCAATGCCCGCCGACGCCCCAATAATCAGCGCCCTGGACTGCGGTTCCAGCGGCCTCTTTACCTCCAGCGCCTGTTCTTCTGGCAACTCAAATTCATCCGTGATCAAAGTAATTTCGTCCCTCTGCTACCTCTGGCGGCAAAACGCCCGGCGGATACGCCAGCGCCCGCGCAATTGCTTCATGTGTTTGTAGGGCAAGCTGCTGCGTATTGGCTTCTGGCGTGGGGTGAACCACGGGCAGGGGCATCAGGCGCGCCTGTACCGGTCCTGAACGCCCTGCCAGCCGCCATACCGCCGCCCACAGCGTTTCGTCTCCCCACTGCACCAATGCCTCACGATCATAAATGATAGCACAAGGGAGGAAAGGGGTGCTATTTTGCGCGGCAATTTCAAACGCCCCATGCCGAAACGGCAGCAGCACGCCGCCAGGGCCAATCCGCCCCTCTGGGAAGACGACGATGGGAGGATACCGCTCGACGTGGGCAAGCTGCTCCCGCGCCTGATGGCGGGACGCCTTGTCTCCCCGATTGACGAAGACCGTCCCCACCGCGCGCGCCATCCAGCCAATAAAGGGCCAGGTGCGCACGCTCTCCTTCGCCAGGAAGCGCATGGGCATGATGCTCACCAGCAGCACAATGTCCACGTAGGAGAGGTGGTTGGGGAAGATGAAGCCCTCGTGTTCCGTGAACGTCTCCGGCGGCGGCGGTTCCAGGCGCACGTCAAAAATGCGCAGAAATGCGCGCGCCATCCAACGCATGTTCCAGGCGGCAAAGCGGATGCGGCGCACGCGCACGGGAATCCAGCCGGTGAGCAGGATGATAAATGTGCCCAGAGCCAGGGCCAGGGACGTTGTGGCAATGCGAAAAATGGCGCGAATGGGATTATGCGTCATGGGTGGCAAGCCTTCCCGCGCGGCGTCAGCGCAAATAGATGGGATTGCTGAATATCCAGCCTCGTTCCCGACCCAGGTAGGGGACACGCGCTTCGACACGGTACGCCCCTTCGTCCACGGGGATGTGCGTGAGGGTGGTGTCGTTTGTTTCCGCTACCACCTCGCCGCGGTGGATGAGGCGCATCTGGCAGCGGTTGGGGGCCAACGCCTGTAGCGTCGCGCCCACGTCCATGGTGATCATGTCCCCCATGATGCCTTTGTTCACGCCCTGGCCGCTGAAGCGAAATCCTTTGGTGGATGCCGGCATATCATAGCCAACCCAACTATTTCCCTGACCGACCGCGCCCAGCAGCAACGCCTTGTCGTGGGCGAGGTCCCCGTTGAGGGGCTGGCGCGTGAGGACGTGCGTGTTGACGGCGCGGAAGAGAAACTCGTAGGGGAAAACTTCGCGCGTGATGGGGCCGAGGCTCATGGGTGTGCCGTGGGCGTCACTGTTGCCGACGGCGGCAATGCGTTTGCCCTGGGCTAGCAGTTCGTCCCATTTGGCCAGGGTCTCCGGTTCGGGGCCGGTGATGTACTTTTCCGGGCGCAGCACGAGGCGGAGGGCGCTGAGTTTGGCGATGAGGGGATGTTTGAAGGAGAGACGGTCGTGACGGCGGGCCAGGGCGGATTTGAAACTGGACATGTAGTTCCAGATTTCCAGGCCGGTGAAGCCGTCTACTTCCCAGTTGTGCCAGCCGAGTTCGGGTTCGCGCAGGAGGTCGAGGCTGCGTTCGTGGGGGTGGGCAAGGAAGCCGCAGGCACCGAGGGCGCGGGTGGCGTTGATGAGGGATTGGGGGTCGGGAGAATGCCGGCACATTTCCTCCCCCGCGCCATAGACCAGAAAGTGATTGCATTGCGGATCGCGGCGCGTATCATGCACCTCTTCCCCCACCAGCAACAGCACCCGCCCCTGGTCGTTCTCATAGTACCCCTCCACGCCATCCACCCAGATATTGTGGTCGGTGACCACGATAAAATCCAAACCCGCGGCAATGGCGGCGTCGGCGATTGCCTTGTGCCACTTTTCGCCGTCGGAGTAAGGGGTGTGCATGTGCAGATTGCCAACGTACTCATAAACCGCGGACATAGAAACACTCACTTCAGTTTCAGGAGAGGGATAGCCAGGACGAACAGGGACGATTATAAGCCAATTGTGCCGTGACACAAACGACGGCGATCAATTGGTTTTTACCTGCCCTGGCGCGGTGGTATACTCTGATGGTTGTTGTTCCACTGGCGGGTCACCGCGTATGCGCTGACCACCGCTCACACCCGGAGAAGCCACCCATGTTACGAAACCGTGCCGTCTGGTTATTTCTCGTTACCTGTTTGTTGAGTGTCCTGGCTTGCGGCGGGGCCAACGAGGCCACGCCTGTGCCGCCGACCAGCCCGCCGCCGACGGCGGAGCGGAGCGGCGGGGAGCGTGGGGAAGGGGTGAGTACGGCAACGGTGGTGGCTGCGGTGGATACGGTTGTGCCGGCATCGCCCACACCCCCGCCCGCCTTCACCCCCACGCCGGTTCCCACCGTCACCCCCGACCCCAACCTCGCCGATTGGACCATTCTCGTCTACCTCGCCGCCGACAACGACCTGGAACTGCAAGGCCTGCTGGACATCAACGAGATGGAAACCGCGGGTCGTTCCAGCAAGGTCAACGTCGTGCTGCAAGTAGACCGCACCCCAGGCGAAACCACCGTCTCCGGCGACTGGACCGACACCCGCCGCTACCTGGTCCAGGGAGACAAAGACCCGGACAGCATCAATCCCACCCTGCTGGAAGAATTGGGCGAGCAGAACATGGGCGACCCCAACGTTCTCACCGATTTCATCGTCTGGGGCATGGAGGGCTTCCCCGCCAACCATTACGCCCTCATCCTCTGGGACCACGGCGCGGGCTGGTTGGGCGTCGCCTTTGATGAGAGCACGTCCGGCTACGACGAATTGAGCATGAACGATCTGGATGGCGCGTTGCAGCGGGCGCTGGCTCAGGTTGGTCCCGACCATTTGGACATCATCGGCTTTGATGCCTGCCTCATGGGGCAGATGGAAGTGTACGATGTGGTCAGCCCGTATGCGCTGTATGCGGTCGGTTCGGAGGAGTTGGTGCCCGGTTTGGGTTGGGATTATGCCGCTTTGTTGTCTGATTTGTATGCCGCGCCGGAGATGGATGCCGGCACACTCGCGCAGCACATGGTAGACGATTTCCTCGCCTACTACACCGATGTCGAGCCAGATAAGTACGTGACCATGTCCGCCGTGCGGCTGGATGCCATGCCTCGCGTCACCGATGCCGTGGAGCAACTGGCCGCCGCCCTGATCATCGATCCCGCCCTCTCCGCCAGCGCCGTAGGTGATGCCCGCGCCGGCGCGGAGAGCTTTGCCCGCTTCTACCCGGAGGATGCCGACTACTACGCGGCTGTGGACCTGTGGCATTTTGCCTCCATCCTGGCGCAGCGTAGCACCGATGAGGCGGTGACGGCGGCGGCGCAAGAAGTGATGGCCGCCGTGGCGGATGCGGTGGTGGCCGAGGCCCACGGCGGCGGCTTGCCGCAGGCGCGGGGCATGGCTGTCTATTTCCCCCGCCTGGCGGAGTTTATGGAGCCTTCCTATGCCAGCGAAGGACCGGTGGCCGGTTGGGATACGTTCCTGTCAACGTATCATGACCTGGGATTGGCGGATATTCCCGAACCGGGTTTTGATATTGTGAATGTCCTCAGCGATGTGGCCGGCTACCAGCAGCCTGCCTACATGGACGTGGAGATTACGGGGCGTGATATAGAGAATGTTTACTTGATTGCCGGCATCTACCAACCCGACGGCCGCCTGCAACTGGTCGAATACGACTACCTCATCCCCGAACCCACCTACCTCGACGACGGCTCCCTCCTCTACGAATGGCACGACGGCGTCCACGAAGACTTCTTCGTCTGGTACACCGACGCCTCCTATATCACCGACGGCCAAAACGGCGACTACGTCGTCATGTGGCCCACCGACTACGATAGCAGCCTGTACGTCGTCGAAGGCCGCTACCGCCCCGCCGGCGAGTCGAAATACTTCGACGCCAGCCTCGTCTTTGACACAGACACCGGCGAAATGGACAGCGTTTGGGGCGTGCAGAGCAGCGGCGAAGGCGCACCCTACGAAATCTTCCCCGCCCGAGGGGACGAATTCCAGATTTACGATCAATACCTCACGGAAGATGGTGACACTATCCGCGAAGCCGGCGTCTCCCTCTTCTTCGCCGAAAACAAGCAACTGTATTACCAGTGGCGGCCCCTCCCCAGCGGCGACTACTTCCTCGGCTTTGCCGCCGAGACCATCGCCGGGCAATGGGCGGAAGTCTATCATGATTTCGCCGTGGACAACGACAACCTGATTCCCGGCTACGCCACCTACCTTGACCCGTATCAAGGCTTCCAGTTCAACTACCCCGAGGCGTGGTATCGTCCCGAATACGACGACGCGCTGCTGTACACCAGTAACCCCGACGCTACCACCTACCTGTACATCACCCTCTACCCCGACCTGGGCAGCGGCACGCCCGCCGACCTGAAAACGCAAACGCTGGACGACTTCGGCGCGGTGGACATTCTCTATGAAGATGTGACAACGGTAGACGGGGAAGACGGGCTGATCACGGCCTACGGCTACAACGACGCCGACGGCGTCACCCACACGGGCGTCTTCTTCACCTTCGCGCGCGAGGGCGTGGGCTATGTGGTGGACCTGGATGGTCCCCTGAGCGAGGAAGAGGCGAACCTGGAAGCCGCCGTGGAAATTATCGGCAGTTGGGTGTTCCAGCCCGTTGGTTTTGGCCTCTATCCCGGCAACTGGGCTACCCTTACCCTGGACGGCTTCACCGTCTCCAAGCCGGAAGAGTTCACCTACGAGGAACTGGAGAACGGCTGGCAGCTTTTCACCGGCGAAACCAGCGACACCTTTGTCGCCTTGCGCACCGATCCCGATTCCGGCGCGGGGCGGCTGCCCCTGCTGGCGGACTGGCTGGCCGTGGCCGGCGACGGCGTGGAAGGATTCGCCACCGGCGATCCCTACCGCTTCACCCTGGCGGACAACCTCTGGGTGCGCGGCGACTTTGACTACGTCAACGAGGATGGCCTCCTCATTCGCGGCTTCATCATGGTCACGCTGCGCGACGGTCAGGAAATCGTCGCCTGGGCCGAAGCCCCCGCCAACGCCTTCCCCGACCTGGAAAACCAGGTCTTCCTGGTGATCATCTCCGACCTGACCCTGCCAGGCGATTAAGGCTGGCGCTGAAATAGCACTCGAATGGCAACGCCACAAAAAGGCGTCTCGTGTGTAATGAATCTTCCCGGAAGCGCAATGACGGATGATGGCCCTGGTTAACAGCTTCCGGGAAGATGTTTTTATTGATGGTTGGTTTGTCGCCTACACGGTGGCGACGGCCCCGCCGCGGCGGGTGTCGCCGGCGGCGACGAGGCGGCCTGATTCGGTGCGGGAGACGCTGTGCGCGCCGCCGAAGTAGATGCTGCGTGTGGGCCAGCGGTTGACGACGTAGCCGGCCTGTTCTACGGTGTCTACGGCGGCGGCATCGTAGCCCGCTTCGCATTGCAGAATGCCGTTTTCGTAGTGGACGCGGGCGATGTTCACGGCGTCGCGCAGTTTCATGTGGTAGTCGAGCAGGTTGCTCAGCACTTGCAGGATGGCGCTGCGGATGCGGGTGCTGCCGCCACTGCCGACGACGAGGCGGATTTTGCCATCTTTGAGGACGATGGCGGGCGTCATCATGGTGGGGATGCGCTGACCGGGTGGCTGGCTGTGGAAGCCGCGTGGGTGCAGGTCTTCTTCGCCCATGATGTTGTTGGGGATGAAGCCTGTGCCGGGGACGATGTAGCCGGCGGATTCGCCGGCGGTGGTGGTCAGGCTGACGGCAAGGCCGTCGCCGTCGATGACGCTGAGGTGGCTGGTGTTGCTGGGGCCGGGTGGTTCGGGCGCGGGGGCGTAGGGGCGACCGCTGGCGAGGGCGGCGGATATTTGCGCGACGTAATCGTGGACGAAGTTGTTGGCGAGGAAGGTGGTGATGGCGGTGGATGCCGGCATTTCCTCCCGCCACCGATCCCAATAAACGCGTGCCCGACTTGTTGCCCCCATCACCTCCGCCAGCAAGCGCAAATGGTCCGCCGAACCATGCGCCCGTTCACGCACGGCAAACGCCGACAACAGCTTTAGCGTGAACGCCGTGAGGACGCCCCCCGTTGAACTGGGCGGTGGCAGCAGAATTTCGTAATCCCGATACGGGAACCGGATGGGCGACAGCGTGGGCACGCTGTAGGCGGCCAAATCCGCCGTCGTCAACAGCCCGCCGTTGGCATCCTGGTCCGCCACCAGCGCCTGCCCCAGCGGCCCCTGGTAGGCGAAATCCGCGCCGGACGCGGCCAGTTCCCGCAAGGTATGCCCCAGGTGTGGGATGTATAGCACGTCGCTGGGTTGGATGAAGTGGCCGTTGGGTTGGAAGACGTGCCTCATGCCGGCAGTATGTGTATACAAAGGGGCCAGCAGTTCGCACGTTTCCGTCTGGAATGGCTCCAGGTGCAGGCCATCGCGCGCCAGGCGAATGGCCGGCGCCAAAAGCTGCGCCAGCGGCAAACGTCCATAGTCGGCGGCCATCTGGCACAGGCCACGTATGTTGCCGGGCACGGCTACCGAACCGCGCCCAAGGTGGAATTCCTGGGTGGTGGCGCCGAAGTCAACTGTTACTTTGCCGAAGTCGAGAGATGCCGGCATTCCCGCGCGACCCAATCCCGGCGTGGCGCTGAAGAAATCGTAAACAGTTCCGTGGCCCGAAACCGGATTATAAATCTGGGCCATGCCGCTGCCCCCCAGATGCACTACCCCAATCTCCGCAATAAACGAAGCAAACGCCGCCGCCACCGCGGCATCAACCGCATTGCCCCCCTGCTCCAATATCGCTGCGCCGGCTCTGGCCGTCTCCTGACTGCCCGCGGCGATTACTCCTGACATAGAATGGTCTCCTCTGAAAAGGATCTTCCCGGAAACTTCATCACGGATGATGGCTCTGGGTAACAGCTTCCGGGAAGATGTTTTCATTGATGGTGGTGCGCCGCGGCGCATGAAGTCTCCTTCGAGAATGGTGGTCAGTTGACAGTGGGCAGTGGTTAGAAGCACACGCTGCCACCCATCGTCGAGATAAATCTTCGTCATCCGCGCATCATGTGCGTGTTTTTATCTGGCAATTGTCCGTTGTTGGCACGACAAATCGGAATCACCGGACATCGGTCGTTATTCGTTTCCCGTTTTCCGTTGACTGTTGCCCGTTTTTCGGCGTGGCGCTGTAGTGTAGCGGAAAAGGGATAAATGGTAAATGCCCCCTCGTTGCCGCAACTTGTTTGCCTGGCGTGACTTTTCCGCCCCTGAGGCGACTAATCCATAGGGAACAAGCGTGCAAACGGGCGATGCGGTACTGGCAGAAAATGCCGGCATAAACGGCACACCCCCACAAGACAATTTTCGTGATAACAGCGTTACAATAGTACCTAAAGACCTGTTGCGTTCACCCTTTCGCTATAATAACGAAGTAGAATGATGATGCCAGCTCATCATCTTGGAAAATCTCATGCCTTTGTTACTGTACCCACGATCAACTGAATGACGCCATGATCTCACGACCCACTACCACCGCGCCCGCGCGCAACCGACCGCGACAAGCCTTCGAGTTAGAAGTCAGCTTTGTCGTCATCTTCATCCTTTGCGGCGTGTACATCGCCTATGAAATCGTCTCCGAACCTCGCGGCGGACATCCCTTTGGCCATTGGCTGGGCATCGTGGGCACGCTCCTCATGCTGATGACGGAAACGCTCTACAGCCTGCGTAAACGCACGACCCTCCTTAATCGCGCCGGTCCCGTGCGCTACTGGCTCTCCTTCCACATCTTTACCGGACTGGTAGGCCCATTTCTCGTCCTGATGCACACCGGACTGCAATTTCGCGGTCTGGCCGGCCTCACCTTCTGGCTGACGATGGTCGTCGTCGCCAGCGGCTTCGTCGGGCGTTATCTTTACACGGCGCTCCCCCGCCGCCTCTCCGGCGTGGCCCAATCGCACGCGGAGCTGACGGCGGAGGCAAACAACCTACACGCAAGTCTAACCGCCTTCCAACAGGAAAAACCGGATCATGTGCAGGCCGTCATCACCGCGTTGAGCGAACGCACGGCGCGGCGCTCGGCCTGGTTAAGTCTCCTGGGACGCAGCTTTTTCCAGTGGCGCTATGAGCGTCGATTGCGGCGGGAATTGCGTCGCCTGGATGAGTTGGAGAGCGCGCAGCAGAAGGAGTTGGCCGCCATGTTGGCGCGACAGCGGGAGTTGGAGCGGCAAATGGAGACGCTGGAGACGGCGCGCGGCTACATGCGGTTGTGGCATATGGCGCATGTGCCCTTGGGCCTGACGCTGTTCTTTTCCGTCATTGTGCATATTGTGGCGACGGTTTATTTTCGTGCCGGCATTCTCCACTAATACCATCATCCCAGACCCTTCATGAAACGTCACCGCCTCGTCGAACGACAACACCCCATCTTTTCCCCCATTGCTCTTGCCTCCGCGGCCATCCTCATCGTGGGTCTCTCCCTCTACGTCACCTTCACCGGCGGGCGCGCCTTTAATCCCGGCGACCTTTCCGCCCACAACAGCAGCGGCCAGACCCTGGAAGGCTTCACCAACCACGCCGAGTTTCAAGACAACTGCAACCAGTGCCACGCCCCCTTCAAGGGTATCGACCCCACCCGCTGCGAAAGCTGCCACGCCAGCGTTGGCGAACAGCATCGGACCGGGCAGGGCTTGCACAGCCGCTTCGACAACGTCGCCAGGTGCGCCGCCTGTCACCAGGAACACAAAGGGCGCGCCTTTGACCTCACCGCCGCCGCCATACACGATTTTGACCACAGCCTGACCCCCTTTAGCCTGGACAAACACGAACGCGATTACGCGGATGCCCCCCTGGACTGCACCACCTGCCACACCAGTGCCGTGGCTGCCTCCGTGGATGTTTCCGCCTGTCTCGCCTGTCACAAAGAAGCCAAACCGGACTTCATGACCGTTCATGAAGACGCTTTCGGTCAGGATTGTGTCGCCTGCCATGATGGCCTGGATACCCTGGCCGCATTCACGGCGGCGGATCACGCCGAGTTTTTCGCGCTGGATGGTTTGCACGCGGACGTGGCCTGCGAAAGCTGCCACGATGGCGGTCGCTTTGAGGAAACGCCCACCGACTGCTTCGCCTGCCATGCGGAACCGGAGCGACATCGCGGCCTCTTTGGCACGGACTGCGCCGCCTGCCATGCGCCTACCGGCTGGTCGCCAGCAACGCTGGATGCCGCTCTGTTCAACCATGCCGATACGGGCTTCAGCCTGGCGCGGCACGTAACGAATTTCGACCAACAGCCTTTCTCTTGCGCTACGTGCCACACGGGGGCGCAGTTTGGATTTGCCGAATCGCAGTGCGCCGATTGTCACGCCCAGGTTGACATCGCTTTCATGACGGCGCATGTGGCCCAGTTTGGCGTGGATTGTTTGCAGTGCCATGACGGCGTGGACCGTATGGCGAATTTTGACCACGCGACGATCTGGCCGCTGGAGGGTCGGCACGCGACGGCGGATTGTGCGGGGTGTCATGTGGACCAGGTTTTTGCCGGCACGCCCCACCAATGCGTCGCCTGTCACCCGGAACCAACCCTACACGCCGGACTCTTCGGTCTTGACTGCGCCGCCTGCCACACCCCCGCCGCCTGGCGACCCGCCCGCCTCACCAACCACACCTTCCCCCTCAACCACGGCGAACAGGGCGAAATCCCCTGCGCCACCTGCCATACCGCCACATTCGACCAGTATACCTGCTACACTTGTCACGAACGGGTGGAAATGGCCGGCAAACATCAGGAGGAAGGTATCCGCGCTCCCGAACTGGAACAATGCGTTCAATGCCACCCCACCGGCACGGAGGACGAGGCTGAGAGCGACTGAGAGCGGCTGAGAGCGGCTGAGAGCGGCTGAGAGCGGCTGAGAGCGGCTTGAGAGCAATGATTAACGGTTGAATTATTGAATAAATTAATGGCGCGTCTGGCACACCTTCATTGACCATTCAACCGTTCACCCATTTACCCATTTACGATTACTTCCTCCCAGGAGCAGATCATGAAGAAAGCAATCCACGCTACCATCCTCTTATCCCTTCTTTTCCTCTTCCTCCTCGCCGCCGCTGCCCACGCCGACCAGCCGGCGCAGACCATCAACACCCGCCTCATCTTCACCGACGAAACAGAATTCCTCAACACCATCGCCTCCCTCGGCTACACCTCCCATCACGAAGGATTTGAAGACGACAACGCCTGGGGAATCGCCCGGTCTCCCATCACAGCCCCAGGTGTCACCAGCCTCGGCCTCACCTGGACCGCCAACAACGTCAACAGCCAGGTCACCACGGGCAGCGGCCCCGTCCGCACCGGACTTTGGGGTTTCTACACCCTCCCGCACGGCGACCCCTATAACGGCATCAATGACGGCTGGATTATCACCTCGGCGGAAACTCTTTTCGCCTTCGGTGGCTGGATCAAAACGAACACGCCCCCGGCCAACCTGGCCCTGATCCTCGATGGAGACGAGGGCAACCCCGTTGACTTCGATGGCGGCCAACTGTGGGCGCAGCACCAGTTTTTCGGCGTTATTGACACGGATGGTTTCACCCAGGTTGAATTCCGAGAGACGGAAGCCACGCCTCCTAACGAACTGAAATACATCTTTGGCGACGATTTCTTTTGGGCCACGGCGGCAGATGATCTTCAAAACGCGCCTCTTTTGGCCTGGAACATAGCCACGGGCACGCCGCAAGGGGGAGGGCTGGCCGCGCTGCAAGTCTCCGATGACGACTACGCCTACGTTCTTAGCGCCCCGTCCGGGTCACGCCAGATCGTCACGGCCGTCGTTGCCGCGCAAAGCCCATTGACTACCGTCTCAGCCCTCAACCTCAAACTGGAAGCCGCCGTCAGCAGCGGGAACATCTTCGGCGTCGTGCGCTTACGTAACTTTGACAATGGCTCCTGGTATACTCTTAGCTACTTCCCCATCACGATCACCGATACGCCCCAATACTTTCTTGACGCACCCGATCCAAACCGGTTCGTTCGCGATAGTGATGGTCTGGTTATGGCTCAGATCATCAGCCTGGGCTACGGCCCCATCTTCCCCAATGGCTACACGCTGCGTCTCGACCAGATTGAGGCGACCGTTGCCCCGTGATTTGATCGCACCCAACAGGTAGCCGATTCGGCGTATGCCCGTTACTTTTCCACCGCGA
Proteins encoded in this window:
- a CDS encoding FAD-binding oxidoreductase, which translates into the protein MSNHHPLRTKQLHPPLPAQRLEKVAAWGGASSDICYVYRPSTVENLEQVFDVARQSGRTVGFRGAGNSYGDAALNGENILVDLRRMNRILAWDPRTGVITVEPGVTLEQLWEYIIEDGWWPPVVTGTSKTSVGGCAAMNVHGKNDWQVGPIGDHILSFEMMLPSGEIVLCNREENADVFYAAIGGFGMLGCFTAITMRMKRIYSGLLRVEALVSRNLGEMLRQIEETVSRSDYTVGWVDAFALGKGLGRGQIHLAHYLPPETDPYPRQTLRADFQRPPSVLFGVMPASTMWLFMRPFWNNLGTRLVNEGKFLTSRLSDGHTFQQAHASFHFLLDYIPDWKKAYGPGGLIQYQSFIPAAAADSAFSEMLRLGQRRGLPNYLSVLKRHRPDDFLMTHNLDGFSLAMDFRITRGNRADVVRLTRDMDEIVLRAGGRFYFAKDSTLRPEVVEAYLGQDTLARFRALKARCDPEGMLETNLWRRLFGARGEG
- a CDS encoding SDR family NAD(P)-dependent oxidoreductase, producing the protein MQTLAAQGYVVAGVARRQAELEAVCAAINEQRPGCALSVVHDVTDYERVPALFQEVTRRLNGLDLVIYVAGVMPPVAANEYDFHKDKLMVEVNLLGAMAWLDQAAIRFQRAGRGHIVGIGSIAGDRGRRGNPAYHASKAGLHTYLESLRNRLSQHGVTVTTIKPGMVNTQMLAHVERAMWPISATDAADQIAAAIQQKRQTAYVPARWQLVSLIIRHLPSFIFRRLNF
- a CDS encoding 1-acyl-sn-glycerol-3-phosphate acyltransferase → MTHNPIRAIFRIATTSLALALGTFIILLTGWIPVRVRRIRFAAWNMRWMARAFLRIFDVRLEPPPPETFTEHEGFIFPNHLSYVDIVLLVSIMPMRFLAKESVRTWPFIGWMARAVGTVFVNRGDKASRHQAREQLAHVERYPPIVVFPEGRIGPGGVLLPFRHGAFEIAAQNSTPFLPCAIIYDREALVQWGDETLWAAVWRLAGRSGPVQARLMPLPVVHPTPEANTQQLALQTHEAIARALAYPPGVLPPEVAEGRNYFDHG
- a CDS encoding CehA/McbA family metallohydrolase — translated: MSAVYEYVGNLHMHTPYSDGEKWHKAIADAAIAAGLDFIVVTDHNIWVDGVEGYYENDQGRVLLLVGEEVHDTRRDPQCNHFLVYGAGEEMCRHSPDPQSLINATRALGACGFLAHPHERSLDLLREPELGWHNWEVDGFTGLEIWNYMSSFKSALARRHDRLSFKHPLIAKLSALRLVLRPEKYITGPEPETLAKWDELLAQGKRIAAVGNSDAHGTPMSLGPITREVFPYEFLFRAVNTHVLTRQPLNGDLAHDKALLLGAVGQGNSWVGYDMPASTKGFRFSGQGVNKGIMGDMITMDVGATLQALAPNRCQMRLIHRGEVVAETNDTTLTHIPVDEGAYRVEARVPYLGRERGWIFSNPIYLR
- a CDS encoding gamma-glutamyltransferase produces the protein MSGVIAAGSQETARAGAAILEQGGNAVDAAVAAAFASFIAEIGVVHLGGSGMAQIYNPVSGHGTVYDFFSATPGLGRAGMPASLDFGKVTVDFGATTQEFHLGRGSVAVPGNIRGLCQMAADYGRLPLAQLLAPAIRLARDGLHLEPFQTETCELLAPLYTHTAGMRHVFQPNGHFIQPSDVLYIPHLGHTLRELAASGADFAYQGPLGQALVADQDANGGLLTTADLAAYSVPTLSPIRFPYRDYEILLPPPSSTGGVLTAFTLKLLSAFAVRERAHGSADHLRLLAEVMGATSRARVYWDRWREEMPASTAITTFLANNFVHDYVAQISAALASGRPYAPAPEPPGPSNTSHLSVIDGDGLAVSLTTTAGESAGYIVPGTGFIPNNIMGEEDLHPRGFHSQPPGQRIPTMMTPAIVLKDGKIRLVVGSGGSTRIRSAILQVLSNLLDYHMKLRDAVNIARVHYENGILQCEAGYDAAAVDTVEQAGYVVNRWPTRSIYFGGAHSVSRTESGRLVAAGDTRRGGAVATV
- a CDS encoding cytochrome c3 family protein is translated as MKRHRLVERQHPIFSPIALASAAILIVGLSLYVTFTGGRAFNPGDLSAHNSSGQTLEGFTNHAEFQDNCNQCHAPFKGIDPTRCESCHASVGEQHRTGQGLHSRFDNVARCAACHQEHKGRAFDLTAAAIHDFDHSLTPFSLDKHERDYADAPLDCTTCHTSAVAASVDVSACLACHKEAKPDFMTVHEDAFGQDCVACHDGLDTLAAFTAADHAEFFALDGLHADVACESCHDGGRFEETPTDCFACHAEPERHRGLFGTDCAACHAPTGWSPATLDAALFNHADTGFSLARHVTNFDQQPFSCATCHTGAQFGFAESQCADCHAQVDIAFMTAHVAQFGVDCLQCHDGVDRMANFDHATIWPLEGRHATADCAGCHVDQVFAGTPHQCVACHPEPTLHAGLFGLDCAACHTPAAWRPARLTNHTFPLNHGEQGEIPCATCHTATFDQYTCYTCHERVEMAGKHQEEGIRAPELEQCVQCHPTGTEDEAESD